A single genomic interval of Salvia miltiorrhiza cultivar Shanhuang (shh) unplaced genomic scaffold, IMPLAD_Smil_shh original_scaffold_266, whole genome shotgun sequence harbors:
- the LOC131003737 gene encoding mediator of RNA polymerase II transcription subunit 23 isoform X2, whose amino-acid sequence MEQLNNTPPPPPPQQQQQQHRPSSSSSSRAHHFHPARPAILDLFNLYLGRSSRQKTDESVREPPNKTQKRVTAINRELPPPNEQFLVDFEQIQSQFPDQEQLRAVTESVLIFLVIQCCNHAPRAEFLLFALRSLCNIGYINWDAFLPSLLSSVSSAETPVGQGSQAMAAVASATSSQSGVPPPSNAIPNSANFQSSNPTSPLPSIHGIGSPAQSAAEPSTLSPMKSNDVMCAGQQSARVNMSVRENVMSSLRQLSCKIILIGLESNLMPVTRFDIFNHMLHWLVNWDQKQQGLDEFDSAQFWKPDKALIEWLHDCLDVIWLLVDDNKCRVPFYELIRSGLQFIDNIPDDEALFTLILEIHRRRDMMATHMQMLDQHLHCPTFGTPRLLPQATTNISGETGTNMRYSPITYPSVLGEPLHGEELAASIQRGSIDWERAMRCLRHAFRNTPSPDWWRRVLLVAPCHRVVAQGLTPGAVFTSEMISEATIDRIVELLKLTNAETNCWQEWLIISDVFFFLMKHGCIDFVDFVDKLVSRLQDGDQHILRTNHVTWLLAQVIRVELVMNALNTDSRKVETTRKILSFHKEDRSSDPNNPQSILLDFISSCQNLRIWSLNTSTREYLNNEQLQKGKQIDEWWRQVSKGERIMDYMNMDERSIGMFWVVSYTMAQPACETVMNWLTSAGVTEIPGTNLQSNERLMVMQEVSPLPLSLLSGFSINLCLKLAYQMEESMFSGQVVPSIAMVETYVRVMLIAPHALFRSLMALLSQKNQNPLNKPAASILVFEILNYRLLSLYRYQGKNKGLIHDVTKIIATLKGKRGDHRAFRLAENLCMNLILSMREFFSVKRDGKGPTEFTETINRITITTLAIIIKTHGIAEVEHLLYLQTILEQILATSQHAWSEKTLRHFPPILRDALAGRIDNRGLAIQTWQQAETTVINQCTQLLSSSADPTYVMTYINHSFPQHRQYLCAGAWILMYGHPESINSLHLGRVLREFSPEEVTANIYTMVDVLLHHFNLELQRGRSLQDLMLKACANLAFFIWTHELLPLDILLLALIDRDDDPHALRIVISILDSKELQQRVKLYLMNRGPAEHWLFSGVFKRAELQKALGNHLSWKERYPTFFDDIAARLLPVIPLIIYRLIENDAIDAADRVLQVYSTFLHYYPLNFTFVRDILAYFYGHLPGKLIIRILTVLDVKKIPFSESFPQHINSSNAPPLDYFATLLLGLVNHVIPPLNNSSKNGQVGEASHGSVRAPHNKAQVTSQGGPSVAPEGQKPFYQLQDPGTHTQLILETAVMEILSLPITASQIVSSLVQIVVHIQPTLVQSSNGLHPTSVGQSSVLPTSPSGGSTDSLGASRTSSAAGLSTSNFVWRSGYTCQQLSCLLIQACGLLLAQLPPEFHIQLYIEAARVIKESWWLSDGKRSVTELESAVCYALLDPTWAAQDNTSTAIGNVVALLHAFFSNLPLEWLEGTHLIIKHLRPVTSIAGLRIAFRIMGPLLPRLANAHTLFSKTLSVLLSVMADVFGRNSQPSAPVEASEIADIIDFLHHVVHYEGQGGPVQASSKPRAEVLALIGRAAENFCPDVQHLMTHLKADVNSSIYAATHPKFVHNTN is encoded by the exons ATGGAACAACTCAACAatacgccgccgccgccgccgccgcagcagcagcagcagcaacaccgaccttcttcctcctcctcttcccgTGCCCACCACTTCCATCCCGCCCGGCCCGCCATTCTCGACCTCTTCAATCTCTACCTGGGC AGGAGTTCGCGGCAGAAAACAGATGAATCAGTTAGAGAACCCCC GAACAAGACACAGAAACGGGTTACTGCTATTAACAGAGAGCTTCCTCCCCCTAATGAACAGTTCCTCGTTGATTTTGAGCAGATACAGAGCCAATTTCCT GACCAGGAACAACTACGCGCTGTAACAGAATCTGTCCTAATATTTCTTGTTATTCAATGCTGTAATCATGCTCCTAGGGCAGAGTTTCTGCTATTTGCTTTGCGTAGTTTGTGCAATATAGGATACATAAACTGGGATGCATTCTTGCCATCTCTTCTTTCTTCAGTTTCATCTGCAGAGACCCCAGTTGGTCAGGGCAGTCAAGCTATGGCGGCTGTTGCTTCTGCAACTTCATCACAGTCAGGAGTCCCACCACCTTCAAATGCCATTCCTAATTCCGCTAATTTCCAGTCATCAAATCCTACATCTCCTTTGCCTTCAATTCATGGTATTGGATCCCCTGCACAATCAGCTGCTGAGCCATCCACGTTGTCTCCTATGAAGTCAAATGATGTCATGTGTGCTGGTCAACAGTCAGCCAGGGTGAATATGTCTGTCAGGGAAAATGTTATGAGCAGTTTACGTCAACTTTCCTGCAAGATAATTTTGATAGGCCTTGAGTCTAATCTAATGCCAGTCACACGCTTTGATATCTTTAACCACATGTTGCATTGGCTAGTCAATTGGGATCAAAAACAGCAAGGGCTTGATGAATTTGATAGTGCACAGTTCTGGAAGCCTGATAAAGCCCTAATTGAATGGTTACATGATTGTTTAGATGTGATTTGGCTGTTAGTTGATGATAATAAATGCCGTGTGCCCTTTTATGAGCTCATACGCAGCGGCTTGCAATTTATTGATAACATACCAGATGATGAGGCACTCTTTACCCTTATTTTGGAAATTCATAGAAGGAGAGATATGATGGCGACCCACATGCAAATGTTAGATCAACATCTGCATTGCCCTACATTTGGAACTCCTCGACTCTTACCGCAGGCAACTACCAATATCTCTGGTGAGACAGGGACAAACATGAGATATTCACCAATCACATATCCAAGTGTACTTGGAGAACCTTTGCATGGAGAG GAACTTGCAGCATCCATTCAGAGAGGAAGTATTGACTGGGAGCGAGCTATGCGATGTCTGAGACATGCCTTTCGCAACACTCCATCTCCAGACTGGTGGAGACGTGTGCTGCTTGTAGCACCCTGCCACAGGGTTGTTGCACAAGGACTTACCCCAGGTGCTGTTTTTACTTCCGAAATGATTAGTGAGGCAACAATTGATAGAATTGTGGAATTGCTGAAGCTGACTAATGCAG AAACAAATTGCTGGCAGGAGTGGCTTATTATTTCTGATGTATTCTTTTTTCTCATGAAGCATGGGTGCATTGATTTTGTTGATTTTGTTGACAAACTAGTGTCTCGACTTCAAGACGGTGATCAACATATCCTCAGGACCAATCATGTTACATGGTTGCTTGCACAAGTTATCCGTGTTGAGCTTGTGATGAATGCTCTAAATACAGACTCAAGAAAG GTGGAGACAACCCGGAAAATTCTTTCATTCCATAAAGAAGACCGAAGTTCTGACCCTAATAACCCCCAAAGTATCTTGCTGGACTTCATTAGCAGTTGTCAGAATTTGCGTATTTGGTCATTAAATACATCAACAAGAGAATATTTGAACAACGAACAGcttcaaaaaggaaaacaaattgATGAATGGTGGAGGCAAGTTAGCAAAG GTGAACGGATCATGGACTATATGAATATGGATGAAAGGTCAATTGGGATGTTTTGGGTTGTCTCATACACCATGGCACAGCCCGCTTGTGAAACAGTCATGAACTGGTTAACCTCTGCTGGAGTAACAGAGATACCAGGAACAAATCTGCAGTCAAATGAAAGGTTGATGGTGATGCAGGAAGTCAGCCCATTGCCATTATCGTTGTTATCTGggttttcaataaatttatgtCTGAAACTTGCATATCAGATGGAAGAGTCTATGTTTTCTGGACAG GTTGTGCCTAGCATTGCAATGGTAGAAACATATGTTCGAGTAATGCTCATTGCACCTCATGCATTATTTCGTTCACTCATGGCG CTACTGTCACAGAAAAATCAAAACCCACTGAACAAACCTGCTGCTTCTATTTTGGTGTTTGAAATTCTGAACTATCGTTTACTTTCACTCTACAG GTACCAAGGGAAGAACAAAGGCTTAATTCATGACGTCACAAAAATTATTGCTACACTGAAGGGAAAACGTGGTGACCATCGTGCTTTTAGGCTGGCTGAGAATTTATGCATGAATCTTATATTATCAATGAGGGAATTTTTCTCAGTGAAGAGGGATGGAAAG GGTCCAACCGAGTTCACAGAAACTATAAATCGGATAACAATAACTACTCTTGCCATCATTATTAAAACTCATGGGATTGCGGAGGTTGAACATCTGCTATACCTTCAAACGATTCTGGAACAGATACTTGCCACCAGCCAACATGCATGGTCAGAGAAGACCCTCCGCCACTTCCCTCCTATTTTGCGAGATGCCTTAGCTGGACGGATAGATAATAGGGGCTTGGCCATTCAAACATGGCAACAG GCAGAAACAACTGTGATTAATCAATGCACCCAGCTTCTTTCTTCATCTGCTGATCCCACGTATGTCATGACTTACATTAATCACAGTTTTCCTCAACACCGTCAATATCTTTGTGCTGGTGCATGGATACTGATGTATGGCCACCCCGAGAGCATTAACAGTTTACATCTT GGTCGCGTCCTGAGGGAATTTTCCCCTGAAGAAGTTACTGCTAATATCTATACAATGGTGGATGTCCTGTTGCATCACTTTAATTTAGAACTTCAGCGCGGACGGTCTTTGCAG GATCTTATGCTAAAAGCTTGCGCCAACCTTGCATTCTTCATTTGGACCCATGAGCTATTgcctttagacattttacttctTGCACTTATTGATAGAGATGACGACCCCCATGCTCTGCGAATTGTG ATAAGCATACTTGACAGCAAAGAGCTTCAACAAAGGGTGAAACTGTATCTTATGAATCGTGGCCCAGCCGAGCATTGGCTCTTCTCTGGAGTCTTTAAGCGTGCTGAATTGCAAAAGGCCCTTGGAAATCATCTGTCATGGAAGGAAAG GTACCCGACATTTTTTGATGATATTGCTGCAAGATTGCTCCCGGTGATTCCCTTAATCATTTATAGGCTTATCGAGAATGATGCTATTGATGCTGCTGACAGAGTTCTGCAAGTTTATTCAACATTCCTTCATTATTATCCTTTGAATTTCACGTTTGTGCGTGATATACTTGCCTATTTCTATGGTCATCTTCCAGGCAAACTTATCATTCGGATATTAACTGTTTTAGACGTGAAAAAG ATTCCATTTTCTGAATCCTTCCCTCAGCATATCAACTCATCTAATGCTCCTCCACTAGACTATTTTGCTACCCTTCTACTGGGCCTGGTGAATCATGTAATTCCTCCCCTAAATAATTCCTCCAAGAATGGGCAAGTTGGAGAAGCCTCACACGGCTCTGTGCGAGCACCACATAACAAGGCTCAAGTAACATCACAGGGTGGTCCATCTGTTGCTCCTGAAGGTCAGAAACCATTCTATCAGCTCCAGGATCCTGGCACACATACACAGTTGATTCTTGAAACAGCTGTCATGGAAATCCTCTCTCTTCCTATAACTGCATCCCAGATTGTATCATCACTTGTTCAAATAGTTGTTCACATACAACCAACTCTAGTTCAATCCAGCAATGGGTTACACCCCACTAGCGTTGGCCAAAGTTCTGTGTTGCCTACTTCTCCATCAGGGGGAAGCACTGATTCCTTGGGCGCGAGTAGGACTTCTTCAGCAGCAGGATTGAGTACGTCTAACTTTGTTTGGCGAAGTGGTTATACATGTCAACAGTTGTCTTGCTTGTTGATCCAAGCTTGTGGTCTTCTTTTGGCTCAGCTTCCTCCTGAGTTTCATATTCAACTCTATATAGAGGCGGCACGTGTAATAAAGGAGAGTTGGTGGCTTTCTGATGGGAAAAGATCAGTCACTGAATTAGAATCCGCTGTTTGCTATGCTTTATTAGATCCAACATGGGCTGCCCAGGACAACACCTCTACAGCCATTG GTAATGTGGTGGCACTGCTACATGCTTTCTTCAGTAACCTTCCTCTAGAGTGGCTAGAGGGGACACATCTCATTATTAAGCATCTCAGACCTGTGACTTCAATAGCTGGATTGAGAATAGCTTTCCGTATTATGGGCCCTTTGCTCCCCCGGTTGGCCAATGCTCACACCCTCTTCAGTAAG ACGCTATCAGTGCTCTTAAGTGTAATGGCTGATGTGTTTGGAAGGAATTCACAGCCGTCAGCTCCTGTTGAAGCGTCGGAGATAGCTGATATTATAGACTTCCT GCATCATGTAGTTCATTATGAAGGGCAAGGAGGCCCCGTGCAAGCAAGCAGCAAACCAAGAGCGGAAGTGCTGGCTCTCATTGGAAGAGCAGCTGAAAATTTCTGCCCGGATGTACAGCATCTTATGACTCACTTAAAAGCTGATGTCAACTCTTCAATATATGCAGCTACACACCCCAAGTTTGTTCACAACACCAATTAA
- the LOC131003737 gene encoding mediator of RNA polymerase II transcription subunit 23 isoform X1, which translates to MMQRAPTPGLPSQPLPEMEQLNNTPPPPPPQQQQQQHRPSSSSSSRAHHFHPARPAILDLFNLYLGRSSRQKTDESVREPPNKTQKRVTAINRELPPPNEQFLVDFEQIQSQFPDQEQLRAVTESVLIFLVIQCCNHAPRAEFLLFALRSLCNIGYINWDAFLPSLLSSVSSAETPVGQGSQAMAAVASATSSQSGVPPPSNAIPNSANFQSSNPTSPLPSIHGIGSPAQSAAEPSTLSPMKSNDVMCAGQQSARVNMSVRENVMSSLRQLSCKIILIGLESNLMPVTRFDIFNHMLHWLVNWDQKQQGLDEFDSAQFWKPDKALIEWLHDCLDVIWLLVDDNKCRVPFYELIRSGLQFIDNIPDDEALFTLILEIHRRRDMMATHMQMLDQHLHCPTFGTPRLLPQATTNISGETGTNMRYSPITYPSVLGEPLHGEELAASIQRGSIDWERAMRCLRHAFRNTPSPDWWRRVLLVAPCHRVVAQGLTPGAVFTSEMISEATIDRIVELLKLTNAETNCWQEWLIISDVFFFLMKHGCIDFVDFVDKLVSRLQDGDQHILRTNHVTWLLAQVIRVELVMNALNTDSRKVETTRKILSFHKEDRSSDPNNPQSILLDFISSCQNLRIWSLNTSTREYLNNEQLQKGKQIDEWWRQVSKGERIMDYMNMDERSIGMFWVVSYTMAQPACETVMNWLTSAGVTEIPGTNLQSNERLMVMQEVSPLPLSLLSGFSINLCLKLAYQMEESMFSGQVVPSIAMVETYVRVMLIAPHALFRSLMALLSQKNQNPLNKPAASILVFEILNYRLLSLYRYQGKNKGLIHDVTKIIATLKGKRGDHRAFRLAENLCMNLILSMREFFSVKRDGKGPTEFTETINRITITTLAIIIKTHGIAEVEHLLYLQTILEQILATSQHAWSEKTLRHFPPILRDALAGRIDNRGLAIQTWQQAETTVINQCTQLLSSSADPTYVMTYINHSFPQHRQYLCAGAWILMYGHPESINSLHLGRVLREFSPEEVTANIYTMVDVLLHHFNLELQRGRSLQDLMLKACANLAFFIWTHELLPLDILLLALIDRDDDPHALRIVISILDSKELQQRVKLYLMNRGPAEHWLFSGVFKRAELQKALGNHLSWKERYPTFFDDIAARLLPVIPLIIYRLIENDAIDAADRVLQVYSTFLHYYPLNFTFVRDILAYFYGHLPGKLIIRILTVLDVKKIPFSESFPQHINSSNAPPLDYFATLLLGLVNHVIPPLNNSSKNGQVGEASHGSVRAPHNKAQVTSQGGPSVAPEGQKPFYQLQDPGTHTQLILETAVMEILSLPITASQIVSSLVQIVVHIQPTLVQSSNGLHPTSVGQSSVLPTSPSGGSTDSLGASRTSSAAGLSTSNFVWRSGYTCQQLSCLLIQACGLLLAQLPPEFHIQLYIEAARVIKESWWLSDGKRSVTELESAVCYALLDPTWAAQDNTSTAIGNVVALLHAFFSNLPLEWLEGTHLIIKHLRPVTSIAGLRIAFRIMGPLLPRLANAHTLFSKTLSVLLSVMADVFGRNSQPSAPVEASEIADIIDFLHHVVHYEGQGGPVQASSKPRAEVLALIGRAAENFCPDVQHLMTHLKADVNSSIYAATHPKFVHNTN; encoded by the exons ATGATGCAGCGGGCTCCAACTCCGGGCCTCCCGTCCCAGCCCTTGCCAGAGATGGAACAACTCAACAatacgccgccgccgccgccgccgcagcagcagcagcagcaacaccgaccttcttcctcctcctcttcccgTGCCCACCACTTCCATCCCGCCCGGCCCGCCATTCTCGACCTCTTCAATCTCTACCTGGGC AGGAGTTCGCGGCAGAAAACAGATGAATCAGTTAGAGAACCCCC GAACAAGACACAGAAACGGGTTACTGCTATTAACAGAGAGCTTCCTCCCCCTAATGAACAGTTCCTCGTTGATTTTGAGCAGATACAGAGCCAATTTCCT GACCAGGAACAACTACGCGCTGTAACAGAATCTGTCCTAATATTTCTTGTTATTCAATGCTGTAATCATGCTCCTAGGGCAGAGTTTCTGCTATTTGCTTTGCGTAGTTTGTGCAATATAGGATACATAAACTGGGATGCATTCTTGCCATCTCTTCTTTCTTCAGTTTCATCTGCAGAGACCCCAGTTGGTCAGGGCAGTCAAGCTATGGCGGCTGTTGCTTCTGCAACTTCATCACAGTCAGGAGTCCCACCACCTTCAAATGCCATTCCTAATTCCGCTAATTTCCAGTCATCAAATCCTACATCTCCTTTGCCTTCAATTCATGGTATTGGATCCCCTGCACAATCAGCTGCTGAGCCATCCACGTTGTCTCCTATGAAGTCAAATGATGTCATGTGTGCTGGTCAACAGTCAGCCAGGGTGAATATGTCTGTCAGGGAAAATGTTATGAGCAGTTTACGTCAACTTTCCTGCAAGATAATTTTGATAGGCCTTGAGTCTAATCTAATGCCAGTCACACGCTTTGATATCTTTAACCACATGTTGCATTGGCTAGTCAATTGGGATCAAAAACAGCAAGGGCTTGATGAATTTGATAGTGCACAGTTCTGGAAGCCTGATAAAGCCCTAATTGAATGGTTACATGATTGTTTAGATGTGATTTGGCTGTTAGTTGATGATAATAAATGCCGTGTGCCCTTTTATGAGCTCATACGCAGCGGCTTGCAATTTATTGATAACATACCAGATGATGAGGCACTCTTTACCCTTATTTTGGAAATTCATAGAAGGAGAGATATGATGGCGACCCACATGCAAATGTTAGATCAACATCTGCATTGCCCTACATTTGGAACTCCTCGACTCTTACCGCAGGCAACTACCAATATCTCTGGTGAGACAGGGACAAACATGAGATATTCACCAATCACATATCCAAGTGTACTTGGAGAACCTTTGCATGGAGAG GAACTTGCAGCATCCATTCAGAGAGGAAGTATTGACTGGGAGCGAGCTATGCGATGTCTGAGACATGCCTTTCGCAACACTCCATCTCCAGACTGGTGGAGACGTGTGCTGCTTGTAGCACCCTGCCACAGGGTTGTTGCACAAGGACTTACCCCAGGTGCTGTTTTTACTTCCGAAATGATTAGTGAGGCAACAATTGATAGAATTGTGGAATTGCTGAAGCTGACTAATGCAG AAACAAATTGCTGGCAGGAGTGGCTTATTATTTCTGATGTATTCTTTTTTCTCATGAAGCATGGGTGCATTGATTTTGTTGATTTTGTTGACAAACTAGTGTCTCGACTTCAAGACGGTGATCAACATATCCTCAGGACCAATCATGTTACATGGTTGCTTGCACAAGTTATCCGTGTTGAGCTTGTGATGAATGCTCTAAATACAGACTCAAGAAAG GTGGAGACAACCCGGAAAATTCTTTCATTCCATAAAGAAGACCGAAGTTCTGACCCTAATAACCCCCAAAGTATCTTGCTGGACTTCATTAGCAGTTGTCAGAATTTGCGTATTTGGTCATTAAATACATCAACAAGAGAATATTTGAACAACGAACAGcttcaaaaaggaaaacaaattgATGAATGGTGGAGGCAAGTTAGCAAAG GTGAACGGATCATGGACTATATGAATATGGATGAAAGGTCAATTGGGATGTTTTGGGTTGTCTCATACACCATGGCACAGCCCGCTTGTGAAACAGTCATGAACTGGTTAACCTCTGCTGGAGTAACAGAGATACCAGGAACAAATCTGCAGTCAAATGAAAGGTTGATGGTGATGCAGGAAGTCAGCCCATTGCCATTATCGTTGTTATCTGggttttcaataaatttatgtCTGAAACTTGCATATCAGATGGAAGAGTCTATGTTTTCTGGACAG GTTGTGCCTAGCATTGCAATGGTAGAAACATATGTTCGAGTAATGCTCATTGCACCTCATGCATTATTTCGTTCACTCATGGCG CTACTGTCACAGAAAAATCAAAACCCACTGAACAAACCTGCTGCTTCTATTTTGGTGTTTGAAATTCTGAACTATCGTTTACTTTCACTCTACAG GTACCAAGGGAAGAACAAAGGCTTAATTCATGACGTCACAAAAATTATTGCTACACTGAAGGGAAAACGTGGTGACCATCGTGCTTTTAGGCTGGCTGAGAATTTATGCATGAATCTTATATTATCAATGAGGGAATTTTTCTCAGTGAAGAGGGATGGAAAG GGTCCAACCGAGTTCACAGAAACTATAAATCGGATAACAATAACTACTCTTGCCATCATTATTAAAACTCATGGGATTGCGGAGGTTGAACATCTGCTATACCTTCAAACGATTCTGGAACAGATACTTGCCACCAGCCAACATGCATGGTCAGAGAAGACCCTCCGCCACTTCCCTCCTATTTTGCGAGATGCCTTAGCTGGACGGATAGATAATAGGGGCTTGGCCATTCAAACATGGCAACAG GCAGAAACAACTGTGATTAATCAATGCACCCAGCTTCTTTCTTCATCTGCTGATCCCACGTATGTCATGACTTACATTAATCACAGTTTTCCTCAACACCGTCAATATCTTTGTGCTGGTGCATGGATACTGATGTATGGCCACCCCGAGAGCATTAACAGTTTACATCTT GGTCGCGTCCTGAGGGAATTTTCCCCTGAAGAAGTTACTGCTAATATCTATACAATGGTGGATGTCCTGTTGCATCACTTTAATTTAGAACTTCAGCGCGGACGGTCTTTGCAG GATCTTATGCTAAAAGCTTGCGCCAACCTTGCATTCTTCATTTGGACCCATGAGCTATTgcctttagacattttacttctTGCACTTATTGATAGAGATGACGACCCCCATGCTCTGCGAATTGTG ATAAGCATACTTGACAGCAAAGAGCTTCAACAAAGGGTGAAACTGTATCTTATGAATCGTGGCCCAGCCGAGCATTGGCTCTTCTCTGGAGTCTTTAAGCGTGCTGAATTGCAAAAGGCCCTTGGAAATCATCTGTCATGGAAGGAAAG GTACCCGACATTTTTTGATGATATTGCTGCAAGATTGCTCCCGGTGATTCCCTTAATCATTTATAGGCTTATCGAGAATGATGCTATTGATGCTGCTGACAGAGTTCTGCAAGTTTATTCAACATTCCTTCATTATTATCCTTTGAATTTCACGTTTGTGCGTGATATACTTGCCTATTTCTATGGTCATCTTCCAGGCAAACTTATCATTCGGATATTAACTGTTTTAGACGTGAAAAAG ATTCCATTTTCTGAATCCTTCCCTCAGCATATCAACTCATCTAATGCTCCTCCACTAGACTATTTTGCTACCCTTCTACTGGGCCTGGTGAATCATGTAATTCCTCCCCTAAATAATTCCTCCAAGAATGGGCAAGTTGGAGAAGCCTCACACGGCTCTGTGCGAGCACCACATAACAAGGCTCAAGTAACATCACAGGGTGGTCCATCTGTTGCTCCTGAAGGTCAGAAACCATTCTATCAGCTCCAGGATCCTGGCACACATACACAGTTGATTCTTGAAACAGCTGTCATGGAAATCCTCTCTCTTCCTATAACTGCATCCCAGATTGTATCATCACTTGTTCAAATAGTTGTTCACATACAACCAACTCTAGTTCAATCCAGCAATGGGTTACACCCCACTAGCGTTGGCCAAAGTTCTGTGTTGCCTACTTCTCCATCAGGGGGAAGCACTGATTCCTTGGGCGCGAGTAGGACTTCTTCAGCAGCAGGATTGAGTACGTCTAACTTTGTTTGGCGAAGTGGTTATACATGTCAACAGTTGTCTTGCTTGTTGATCCAAGCTTGTGGTCTTCTTTTGGCTCAGCTTCCTCCTGAGTTTCATATTCAACTCTATATAGAGGCGGCACGTGTAATAAAGGAGAGTTGGTGGCTTTCTGATGGGAAAAGATCAGTCACTGAATTAGAATCCGCTGTTTGCTATGCTTTATTAGATCCAACATGGGCTGCCCAGGACAACACCTCTACAGCCATTG GTAATGTGGTGGCACTGCTACATGCTTTCTTCAGTAACCTTCCTCTAGAGTGGCTAGAGGGGACACATCTCATTATTAAGCATCTCAGACCTGTGACTTCAATAGCTGGATTGAGAATAGCTTTCCGTATTATGGGCCCTTTGCTCCCCCGGTTGGCCAATGCTCACACCCTCTTCAGTAAG ACGCTATCAGTGCTCTTAAGTGTAATGGCTGATGTGTTTGGAAGGAATTCACAGCCGTCAGCTCCTGTTGAAGCGTCGGAGATAGCTGATATTATAGACTTCCT GCATCATGTAGTTCATTATGAAGGGCAAGGAGGCCCCGTGCAAGCAAGCAGCAAACCAAGAGCGGAAGTGCTGGCTCTCATTGGAAGAGCAGCTGAAAATTTCTGCCCGGATGTACAGCATCTTATGACTCACTTAAAAGCTGATGTCAACTCTTCAATATATGCAGCTACACACCCCAAGTTTGTTCACAACACCAATTAA